One Ficedula albicollis isolate OC2 chromosome 26, FicAlb1.5, whole genome shotgun sequence DNA segment encodes these proteins:
- the LOC101817044 gene encoding patatin-like phospholipase domain-containing protein 1 → MIRLLRRLLNKFLPPNAHELVSGKLHIILTRLHDWRSVTVSEFASREELIQAVVCSCFIPLYFGLSPPTFRGVRYLDGELAMWRADFVSRSTITVSAFAGEYDICPKDGPAAFLTFQLSDSILQISKMNMCRLFYIFCPPTRQVMNHFYIQGYQDTVSFLKKLSDFQVNYFEGFTLSLAKELNQKAEENLHLKPPQRILHSSATDHEDDTKENPGISQAADEEE, encoded by the exons ATGATTAGACTCTTAAGGCGTCTCTTAAACAAATTCCTGCCTCCAAATGCTCACGAGCTGGTGTCTGGAAAGCTGCACATCATCCTCACCCGCCTGCACGACTGGAGAAGTGTGACAGTGTCCGAGTTTGCCTCGAGGGAGGAGCTGATTCAg GCTGTGGTATGCAGCTGCTTCATCCCGTTGTATTTTGGGTTGTCCCCTCCAACGTTCCGTGGGGTG CGCTACCTGGACGGGGAGCTGGCCATGTGGAGAGCTGACTTCGTGTCCCGCAGCACCATCACCGTCTCTGCCTTCGCCGGCGAGTACGACATCTGCCCCAAGGACGGCCCAGCTGCCTTCCTGACCTTCCAGCTCTCTGATTCTATCTTACAGATCTCAAAAATGAACATGTGTCGCTTATTCTACATTTTTTGTCCTCCCACACGTCAG GTCATGAATCACTTTTATATCCAGGGCTACCAGGACACGGTCTCCTTCCTAAAAAAACTGA gtGATTTCCAGGTGAATTACTTCGAGGGCTTCACACTTTCCTTGGCCAAGGAATTAAATCAGAAAGCTGAGGAGAACCTCCACCTGAAGCCACCACAGAGGATTCTTCACTCCAGTGCCACAGATCATGAGGATGACACCAAAGAGAATCCAGGGATCAGCCAGGCAGCAGATGAAGAAGAATAG
- the PNPLA1 gene encoding patatin-like phospholipase domain-containing protein 1 isoform X2: MAVEDLRASSTPFSLSFSGSGFLALYQVGVVQSLLELAPDLLRSACKVYGSSAGSLIAAAVVCGVGLDDLKEFFFALATEVRKTILGPLSPKCSLLANLKAVLQRMLPEDSYLLASGRLHISLTRVVDGQNVMASEFSSKDELIQALLCSCFLPIYCGFIPPSYRGVRYVDGGFTGLQPVSSLEEPVITVSPFTGELDICPRDCPAIFFCFQIFNGSIQISIENLCRISYALFPPSTMVLNDIFSQGYQDTALFLYRNNAFGFNYFDGNFRFGSTCGKNDSGKSNGTHPGLYKRVPQCLTPYFLPGLWKKEQVNGLQDPLAKVLLQPYRLPALFREGVKKVWGLLEGFSSLVRRLHKLLQTLVPGLPKTAMDRRR; this comes from the exons ATGGCTGTGGAGGATCTCCGGGCTTCCAGCACCCCTTTCTCGCTCTCCTTTTCGGGCAGCGGCTTCCTGGCCCTCTACCAGGTTGGGGTGGTGCAGTCCCTGCTGGAGTTGGCTCCCGACCTCCTCAGGTCTGCCTGCAAGGTGTACGGCTCCTCGGCCGGCTCGCTGATCGCCGCCGCCGTCGTCTGCGGCGTCGGCCTCg ATGACCTGAAGGAGTTTTTCTTTGCATTGGCAACAGAAGTCAGGAAAACCATCCTGGGCCCCCTGTCTCCCAAGTGCAGCTTGCTGGCCAACCTCAAGGCTGTCCTGCAGCGGATGCTGCCAGAGGACTCCTACCTGCTGGCCTCGGGGCGGCTGCACATCTCACTGACACGGGTGGTGGACGGCCAGAACGTCATGGCCTCGGAGTTCAGCTCCAAGGACGAGCTCATTCAG gctctcctctgcagctgctttcttcCAATTTATTGTGGATTCATCCCTCCATCCTACCGAGGAGTG cgCTATGTGGACGGAGGTTTCACGGGCCTGCAGCCCgtgtccagcctggaggagcccGTGATCACCGTGTCCCCGTTCACCGGCGAGCTTGACATCTGCCCCCGCGACTGCCCCGCCATCTTCTTCTGCTTCCAGATCTTCAACGGCAGCATCCAGATCTCCATAGAGAACCTGTGCAGGATAAGCTACGCTCTCTTTCCACCCAGCACCATG GTCTTGAATGACATTTTCTCCCAGGGGTACCAGGACACTGCCCTTTTCCTGTACAGGAACA ATGCCTTTGGCTTTAACTACTTCGATGGTAATTTCCGCTTTGGCAGCACCTGTGGCAAGAATGACTCTGGAAAATCCAATGGGACACACCCTGGCCTGTACAAAAGGGTCCCTCAGTGCCTGACCCCTTACTTCCTGCCAG GCTTGTGGAAGAAGGAGCAGGTGAATGGACTGCAGGACCCACTGGCCaaggtcctgctgcagccctaCAGGCTCCCAGCCTTGTTCAGGGAGGG GGTGAAGAAGGTGTGGGGGCTGCTGGAAGGTTTCAGCTCCCTGGTACGGCGACTCCACAAGCTCCTCCAAACCCTGGTGCCTGGTTTGCCCAAGACAGCCATGGACAGGAGgag GTAA
- the PNPLA1 gene encoding patatin-like phospholipase domain-containing protein 1 isoform X1, protein MAVEDLRASSTPFSLSFSGSGFLALYQVGVVQSLLELAPDLLRSACKVYGSSAGSLIAAAVVCGVGLDDLKEFFFALATEVRKTILGPLSPKCSLLANLKAVLQRMLPEDSYLLASGRLHISLTRVVDGQNVMASEFSSKDELIQALLCSCFLPIYCGFIPPSYRGVRYVDGGFTGLQPVSSLEEPVITVSPFTGELDICPRDCPAIFFCFQIFNGSIQISIENLCRISYALFPPSTMVLNDIFSQGYQDTALFLYRNNAFGFNYFDGNFRFGSTCGKNDSGKSNGTHPGLYKRVPQCLTPYFLPGLWKKEQVNGLQDPLAKVLLQPYRLPALFREGVKKVWGLLEGFSSLVRRLHKLLQTLVPGLPKTAMDRRREIPQREREKP, encoded by the exons ATGGCTGTGGAGGATCTCCGGGCTTCCAGCACCCCTTTCTCGCTCTCCTTTTCGGGCAGCGGCTTCCTGGCCCTCTACCAGGTTGGGGTGGTGCAGTCCCTGCTGGAGTTGGCTCCCGACCTCCTCAGGTCTGCCTGCAAGGTGTACGGCTCCTCGGCCGGCTCGCTGATCGCCGCCGCCGTCGTCTGCGGCGTCGGCCTCg ATGACCTGAAGGAGTTTTTCTTTGCATTGGCAACAGAAGTCAGGAAAACCATCCTGGGCCCCCTGTCTCCCAAGTGCAGCTTGCTGGCCAACCTCAAGGCTGTCCTGCAGCGGATGCTGCCAGAGGACTCCTACCTGCTGGCCTCGGGGCGGCTGCACATCTCACTGACACGGGTGGTGGACGGCCAGAACGTCATGGCCTCGGAGTTCAGCTCCAAGGACGAGCTCATTCAG gctctcctctgcagctgctttcttcCAATTTATTGTGGATTCATCCCTCCATCCTACCGAGGAGTG cgCTATGTGGACGGAGGTTTCACGGGCCTGCAGCCCgtgtccagcctggaggagcccGTGATCACCGTGTCCCCGTTCACCGGCGAGCTTGACATCTGCCCCCGCGACTGCCCCGCCATCTTCTTCTGCTTCCAGATCTTCAACGGCAGCATCCAGATCTCCATAGAGAACCTGTGCAGGATAAGCTACGCTCTCTTTCCACCCAGCACCATG GTCTTGAATGACATTTTCTCCCAGGGGTACCAGGACACTGCCCTTTTCCTGTACAGGAACA ATGCCTTTGGCTTTAACTACTTCGATGGTAATTTCCGCTTTGGCAGCACCTGTGGCAAGAATGACTCTGGAAAATCCAATGGGACACACCCTGGCCTGTACAAAAGGGTCCCTCAGTGCCTGACCCCTTACTTCCTGCCAG GCTTGTGGAAGAAGGAGCAGGTGAATGGACTGCAGGACCCACTGGCCaaggtcctgctgcagccctaCAGGCTCCCAGCCTTGTTCAGGGAGGG GGTGAAGAAGGTGTGGGGGCTGCTGGAAGGTTTCAGCTCCCTGGTACGGCGACTCCACAAGCTCCTCCAAACCCTGGTGCCTGGTTTGCCCAAGACAGCCATGGACAGGAGgag AGAGATtcctcagagagagagagagaagcctTAA
- the BCL2L14 gene encoding apoptosis facilitator Bcl-2-like protein 14, with protein MSKGAEIPMESNTWAAAEEMPESDVGGQPLGKILSLDRREAKKVLEIYVKRSLSCHENSLMAKKTLLEKDRGQGRKVDGLTRSESDFLTYSCAKPSLRKDLEERLRAPDLEEALGDDSKAPQEVPKEGLKAKRKSTKNPSQGKTQHSCSKPTWLKGFLNLVLKKSPEEQKENTGQKAKEKDAKAAQGSKPEGSKKHRGDSGTSPALGRALKKKPSLKKVFSLKKHGEEERGEPGAGARSKRPSCLPLRHVLAPAQPEAEPDGFYMPVSGEILQGSESRGGRAGGRGEPPEPPGTDGVDEAIKRIVALLRSAGDELDRQVREDTRLQLFFRDMSYSSFKSLADAYVQRELRASGPHASPQEIQFAYTVHLTATVAGICSQAVNRIMGFGSRYLDDSFAPYGKILQKREKLRTDHCDSPD; from the exons ATGTCCAAAGGAGCAGAAATACCCATGGAAAG caacacctgggctgcagctgaggagatGCCTGAGTCGGATGTGGGGGGGCAGCCCTTGGGCAAGATCCTCTCTCTGGACAGGCGAGAGGCCAAGAAAGTGCTGGAGATTTATGTCAAGCGCTCACTGAGCTGCCATGAAAACTCACTGATggccaaaaaaacccttctggaGAAAGACAGAGGGCAAGGGAGGAAAGTGGACGGGCTAACACGGTCAGAAAGTGACTTCCTCACATACTCATGTGCCAAACCCAGCCTTAGGAAGGACCTGGAGGAGAGACTCAGAGCACCAGACCTGGAGGAGGCTTTGGGTGATGACAGCAAAGCTCCCCAGGAAGTGCCTAAAGAGGGGCTGAAGGCcaagaggaaaagcacaaaaaacccTTCCCAGGGCAAAACACAGCACTCGTGTTCAAAACCAACCTGGCTGAAAGGTTTCTTAAACCTCGTCCTCAAGAagagccctgaggagcagaaggaaaacacagggcaaaaagcaaaggagaaagatgccaaagctgctcagggctccaaACCAGAAGGAAGCAAAAAGCACAGAGGAGACTCAGGCACGTCCCCAGCGCTGGGCAGAGCCCTGAAGAAGAAGCCGAGCCTCAAGAAGGTTTTCTCGCTGAAGAAGCACGGGGAGGAGGAGCGGGGCGAGCCGGGAGCCGGGGCCAGGAGCAAACGCCCGAGCTGCCTCCCCCTGCGGCACGTCCTGGCCCCGGCACAGCCAG AGGCGGAGCCCGATGGGTTCTACATGCCCGTGTCCGGGGAGATCCTGCAGGGCAGCGAGAGCCGGGGGGGCCGAGCAGGAGGACGCGgggagcccccagagccccccggCACCGACGGGGTCG ATGAAGCCATCAAGAGAATCGTTGCCCTGCTCCGGAGTGCAGGAGATGAGCTGGACAGGCAG GTGAGGGAGGACACCCGGCTGCAGCTCTTCTTCAGGGACATGTCCTACAGCTCCTTCAAGAGCCTGGCTGACGCCTACgtgcagagggagctgagggcCAGCGGGCCCCACGCCAGCCCCCAGGAGATCCAGTTTGCCTACACGGTGCACCTGACAGCCACAGTGGCAGGGATCTGCAGCCAGGCAGTGAACAGGATCATGGGCTTCGGCTCCCGCTACCTGGACGATTCCTTTGCACCCTACGGCAAAATcctgcag aagagagaaaagctcAGGACAGACCATTGTGACAGCCCAgactga